Proteins encoded together in one Cicer arietinum cultivar CDC Frontier isolate Library 1 chromosome 4, Cicar.CDCFrontier_v2.0, whole genome shotgun sequence window:
- the LOC101508443 gene encoding probable protein disulfide-isomerase A6 → MDKYQIWSRSIALAAFAFAFALLSLSSVSADDVVVLSEDNFEKEVGQDKGALVEFYAPWCGHCKKLAPEYEKLGNSFKKAKSVLIGKVDCDEHKSLCSKYGVSGYPTIQWFPKGSLEPKKFEGPRTAESLAEFVNTEGGTNVKIATAPSSVVVLTPENFNEVVLDETKDVLVEFYAPWCGHCKSLAPVYEKVASAFKSEDDVVIANLDADKYRDLAEKYDVSGFPTLKFFPKSNKAGEDYGGGRDLDDFVAFINEKSGTSRDAKGQLTSEAGIVENLDVLVKEFVAASDEEKKTVFARMEEEVEKLKGSASRYGKIYLKAAKNYREKGSDYAKNEIQRLERILEKSISPAKADEFTLKKNILSTYA, encoded by the exons atggaCAAGTATCAGATCTGGAGCAGGAGTATAGCGTTGGCAGCGTTCGCGTTTGCGTTTGCTCTTCTT TCCCTATCATCAGTATCAGCAGACGACGTCGTTGTGCTATCTGAAGATAACTTCGAAAAGGAAGTTGGTCAAGATAAAGGAGCTCTTGTTGAGTTCTACGCCCCTTG GTGTGGACACTGCAAAAAGCTTGCTCCAGAATATGAAAAGCTCGGTAACAGCTTCAAGAAGGCCAAATCTGTTTTAATTGGCAAG GTGGACTGTGATGAGCATAAGAGTTTGTGCAGCAAATATGGAGTTTCTGGATACCCAACAATTCAGTGGTTTCCAAAAGGATCTCTGGAACCCAAAAA GTTTGAAGGGCCTCGCACCGCAGAATCACTTGCCGAGTTTGTAAATACAGAAGGAG GAACCAATGTAAAAATTGCTACTGCGCCATCTAGTGTAGTGGTGCTAACACCTGAAAACTTCAACGAAGTTGTCTTGGATGAAACCAAAGATGTCTTGGTTGAGTTTTATGCACCATG GTGTGGACATTGCAAAAGTCTTGCTCCT GTTTATGAGAAGGTTGCCTCAGCTTTTAAATCAGAGGACGATGTTGTGATTGCAAATCTGGATGCCGATAAATATAGGGATCTGGCTGAAAA GTATGATGTGAGTGGATTTCCTACCTTGAAGTTCTTCCCCAAGAGCAATAAAGCCGGTGAAGATTACGGAGGTGGAAGAGACTTAGATGATTTTGTAGCTTTTATCAATGAGAAATCTGGAACAAGTCGAGATGCTAAAGGACAGCTTACTTCTGAG GCTGGCATAGTAGAAAATTTGGACGTCTTGGTAAAAGAGTTTGTAGCTGCTAGTGACGAAGAAAAGAAGACCGTCTTTGCCCGAATGGAAGAGGAAGTTGAGAAGCTTAAGGGATCTGCTTCAAG ATACGGGAAGATTTACTTGAAAGCTGCCAAGAATTACAGGGAGAAAGGTTCTGATTATGCTAAGAATGAAATCCAGCGCCTAGAGCGCATCCTTGAAAAG TCTATCAGCCCTGCTAAGGCCGACGAATTCACTCTTAAGAAAAACATCCTGTCAACGTATGCCTGA
- the LOC101508750 gene encoding uncharacterized protein, producing the protein MGFDSNLIGSPSSSSPSAKRPRDPEEEVYVDNLRSHKRYLSEIMASSLNGLTVGDSLPDNLMESPARSESLFSLRDDISLQYSPMSEDSDDSRFCETPVHSCSSQPDSRPGSPVSPCRYQRPHNAFSSAPTTSLNVSHGFPVSAVTSSQSRQRGSDSDGRFPSSPSDICHSADLRRAALLRSVQMRTHPAGSASLELPYGSGQEPSPNIDPEERPCSYLKTLVDERDYQIEECSPIGIPEPEFDPANKPCRVLNMNPKKSEDSGG; encoded by the exons ATGGGTTTCGATTCGAATTTGATAGGGTCACCTTCTTCCTCTTCGCCTAGTGCCAAACGCCCCAGAGATCCCGAAGAAGAAGTTTATGTCGACAATCTTCGCTCTCACAAACGTTACCTAAGCGAG ATAATGGCATCCAGTCTTAATGGATTGACAGTTGGAGACTCACTTCCTGATAATCTCATGGAATCTCCAGCAAGGTCTGAAAGTTTGTTCTCTCTCAG GGATGATATATCTTTACAATATTCACCAATGTCAGAAGACTCAGACGACTCAAGGTTTTGCGAGACGCCTGTGCATAGTTGCTCATCTCAGCCAGATAGCCGCCCTGGCAGTCCAGTTTCTCCATGTAGATACCAAAGACCACATAATGCATTTTCTTCAGCGCCTACCACAAGTTTAAATGTTTCTCACGGCTTTCCAGTCTCAGCGGTTACTAGCTCTCAGTCTCGCCAGCGAGGCTCAGACTCCGATGGCCGATTCCCATCATCTCCAAGTGATATATGCCACTCAGCTGACTTAAGAAGAGCTGCACTTCTAAGATCTGTGCAGATGAGAACACATCCTGCTGGTTCTGCATCTTTGGAGCTGCCATATGGTTCTGGTCAAGAGCCTTCTCCTAATATCGATCCTGAGGAAAGGCCATGCTCATACTTGaaaactcttgtggatgaaagaGATTATCAAATTGAAGAGTGTTCACCAATAGGTATTCCTGAACCTGAGTTTGACCCTGCCAATAAGCCGTGCAGGGTCTTAAATATGAATCCGAAAAAATCAGAGGATTCTGGAGGTTAG